The following coding sequences lie in one Mercenaria mercenaria strain notata chromosome 5, MADL_Memer_1, whole genome shotgun sequence genomic window:
- the LOC123556346 gene encoding uncharacterized protein LOC123556346 — translation MTHSLQLKNRKYRNWVRAGLGLKYVKDGLLDFVDNNLKQIHNDSICNVRSKYGLTSEICTSCLLRNIQPDHVRDSNKQCPLRHGNCNCQYPRGKNKCPYNICSAIYDNIVTLHASSPPVPCWKNTNAQLWCTSYFEFGKCFINAHGYANKTSISEIDCSGLLHIIINNKAIHGHIQCTITGNDVFSKTRQARNDILHSGSMELDDAKVDGYIDDMVALLQDGKELSSKPESINAVKQLLKLKEKNFCITDIDEAEIIKDALDAVERKKLEAIEEIKQICQEQRSELDEIVSQVRSNPDGGHQGDITKRLTVLEGELLNFRKDHDDLKTDVDLLRQEMLDLRLQIENLDRTQIVKQERKEQLERRSEFQRSLIKLYRNHCTKVSIMPTSPDEQDIHIGDVYVTPWMMMNNKTEFFDDNPDEDSVRKPKHTVVQTYKQIFKNGDSKMKSIYLVGEAGTGKTTFCRHMLDVWCQAHSENTATLSGDILEMKEFEFLFFISLRHAYSDSHINDMINHQLLIGCENPEVFAEIIENDSDRCLIVLDGLDEWNPPADTAPCSPYETPGLPRRDLRKSYTIFTTTREWKIGVLRLTDKDIEQQISLLGVDDKSIVLMGKRVVPRLNKRFHRNKCTDEFLTELKHSNVTELRYIPVIVQQLICTWHDGNSLSNSRCKTYCSMFEMLLGWSEKRGACNASFRQLEENLHTQLKKRAERNKLTDLILPKCFSGHENCKMFKLLLYFFGELAYHTLFSENGQMMLYFNEEFAGQCGMSKEEIEFALKIGILTEDRLLNFAAKETSRLISFKHKSFQEFLCACFIAIHAVSSKERRWLPFFGATKSGESSKTVSLITHMFTHVNSTEKILEKSNILLLLSGLYPPLYVHIVENVYQRVLEDQRLRICADIVSEMPKILNDIQEFIFKCVTERLNNETENTTAKLADVIVDTEVNGKMLEYIDPSKVRSIFFNGLFNRSDMTEFTATVGVHGRLQLIDAKRLDSNTTIILIHNIIEQSSDTLEVVSIKHALFYIEKEIVHLFPCMPMLRSLHLKYILLTSQQLSMLFSNLSKAEHLSQLELSDIEDVEPQLAIQNSVELAKLEHLEALKLEKINFEIRNLRTANLRVCELHFVDLRRVSAAVNVICCLRGARKIETFAVAISGVIKVEEKDMCEISSCLVKTLPSFHNLAQLTISNLDFFDKGLILTGKMRLKHLTLCCVTMTFDAWTKLICSLFYLPNSVQVNVQDLKLKPKLLKVVAMKYITDNRDKFEVIHNNQYQISFRTIQNK, via the exons ATGACGCATTCATTGCAGTTAAAAAATCGTAAATACAGAAACTGGGTCAGAGCAGGACTGGGTTTAAAGTATGTCAAGGACGGACTGTTAGATTTTGTGGATAATAAtcttaaacaaatacacaatgaCAGTATCTGtaatgtaagatcgaaatacgGATTGACGTCAGAAATTTGCACCAGCTGTCTACTGAGGAATATTCAACCGGATCACGTGAGAGATTCTAACAAGCAGTGTCCTCTCCGGCATGGGAACTGCAACTGCCAGTATCCACGTGGAAAGAATAAATGTCCATATAACATATGCAGTGCAATATACGACAATATCGTAACGCTTCATGCTTCTTCACCCCCTGTTCCTTGCTGGAAAAACACAAATGCTCAGTTATGGTGCACAAGTTATTTCGAGTTTGGAAAATGTTTCATCAACGCGCATGGATATGCTAACAAAACTTCGATCTCTGAAATTGACTGTTCAGGGCTGCTGCATATCATTATTAACAACAAAGCTATTCATGGACATATACAGTGCACAATTACTGGAAATGACGTCTTCTCAAAg ACAAGACAAGCCAGAAATGATATACTTCATTCTGGATCAATGGAGCTGGATGATGCAAAGGTTGATGGTTATATAGACGATATGGTGGCTCTGCTTCAGGATGGAAAAGAACTTAGTTCAAAGCCTGAATCAATTAATGCTGTAAAGCAACTGCTTAAG CTGAAAGAAAAGAATTTTTGTATTACTGATATCGACGAGGCTGAAATTATCAAGGATGCCCTGGATGCTGTGGAAAGAAAGAAACTGGAAGCGATTGAGGAGATCAAACAAATTTGTCAAGAACAGAGAAGTGAACTTGATGAAATTGTTAGTCAAGTTAGAAGCAACCCTGACGGAGGACACCAGGGTGATATTACGAAGCGTCTGACTGTCCTTGAAGGTGAATTGCTAAATTTTCGGAAGGATCACGACGACCTTAAAACTGATGTTGATTTATTACGACAG GAGATGTTAGACCTTAGGTTGCAAATTGAAAACCTTGACAGGACACAGATAGTTAAACAAGAAAGAAAAGAGCAGTTGGAGAGACGATCAG AGTTTCAAAGGAGTCTGATCAAACTGTACAGAAATCATTGCACTAAAGTTTCGATTATGCCGACTTCTCCAGACGAGCAGGACATCCATATTGGAGATGTATATGTTACGCCATGGATGATGATGAATAATAAAACTGAGTTTTTTGATGATAATCCGGATGAAGACTCTGTGAGAAAGCCTAAACATACAGTCGTTCAGACGTACAAACAAATATTCAAGAATGGTGACTCAAAAATGAAAAGCATATACTTAGTTGGAGAGGCAGGCACAGGTAAAACTACCTTCTGTAGACACATGCTTGATGTATGGTGTCAAGCACATAGTGAGAACACGGCTACGCTGTCTGGCGATATTTTGGAAATGAAAGAGTTCGAATTTCTGTTTTTTATCTCGCTGAGACATGCTTACTCGGACAGTCATATAAATGATATGATAAATCATCAGTTGCTCATAGGTTGTGAAAATCCAGAAGTTTTTGCAGAAATTATAGAAAATGATTCAGACAGATGTCTTATTGTCCTGGATGGTCTTGATGAATGGAACCCACCAGCAGACACCGCACCATGCTCTCCCTACGAGACGCCTGGCCTTCCAAGAAGAGACCTCCGAAAGTCATACACAATTTTCACAACAACAAGAGAATGGAAAATTGGCGTGCTTCGTCTTACAGATAAGGACATAGAACAGCAAATCTCTTTGTTAGGCGTTGATGACAAGTCAATCGTTTTGATGGGGAAAAGGGTCGTACCTAGACTTAACAAAAGGTTTCACAGAAATAAATGCACAGATGAATTTTTGACTGAACTCAAACATTCAAATGTAACCGAGTTGAGATATATTCCAGTCATAGTGCAACAACTGATATGCACATGGCATGACGGAAACTCGTTAAGTAACTCAAGATGTAAAACTTACTGTTCCATGTTTGAAATGTTGCTAGGATGGAGTGAAAAGCGTGGAGCTTGCAACGCTAGCTTCCGGCAGCTGGAAGAAAACCTTCATACCCAGCTCAAAAAACGAGCAGAAAGAAATAAACTGACAGATTTAATACTTCCAAAATGTTTCAGTGGACACGAAAATTGTAAGATGTTCAAATTACTTCTGTACTTCTTCGGGGAATTGGCATACCACACTTTATTCTCTGAAAATGGACAAATGATGCTTTACTTCAATGAAGAATTTGCCGGCCAGTGTGGTATGTCAAAGGAGGAAATCGAGTTCGCACTGAAAATTGGAATACTAACCGAGGACAGACTGTTAAACTTCGCTGCAAAAGAAACTAGCAGGTTGATATCATTCAAGCACAAGTCATTCCAAGAGTTTCTTTGCGCCTGTTTTATTGCGATTCACGCAGTAAGTTCAAAGGAAAGAAGGTGGTTGCCTTTCTTTGGTGCGACCAAAAGTGGAGAATCTTCCAAGACAGTTTCCTTGATCACCCACATGTTTACACATGTGAACTCAACAGAGAAAATTCTTGAGAAGTCAAATATACTATTATTGCTTTCAGGATTATATCCTCCATTGTATGTACATATCGTAGAAAACGTCTACCAGAGAGTTTTAGAGGACCAAAGGTTACGCATATGTGCGGACATTGTCTCTGAAATGCCGAAAATACTGAATGATATacaagaatttattttcaaatgtgtaACTGAAAGGTTAAATAATGAAACAGAAAACACAACTGCCAAACTTGCTGATGTCATTGTGGATACAGAAGTGAATGGAAAAATGCTTGAATACATCGACCCATCCAAAGTTAGATCAATTTTCTTCAATGGCTTGTTTAACCGTTCAGATATGACAGAGTTCACAGCAACAGTTGGTGTACACGGTCGATTACAGTTGATTGACGCAAAACGACTGGACAGTAACACTACAATAATATTGATACATAATATCATTGAACAATCCTCCGATACTTTAGAAGTGGTTTCAATAAAGCATGCTCTATTCTACATCGAAAAGGAAATAGTCCATCTTTTTCCATGCATGCCAATGCTGCGATCGCTCcatctgaaatacattttgttgaCAAGCCAACAACTCTCCATGTTGTTTTCAAATCTGTCCAAAGCAGAACACCTCTCCCAACTAGAGCTAAGTGACATTGAAGATGTTGAACCACAATTAGCCATTCAGAACTCTGTGGAATTGGCCAAACTGGAACATTTGGAAGCCTTGAAACTAGAAAAGAtaaactttgaaattagaaatctCAGGACAGCTAACCTTAGAGTATGCGAACTTCATTTTGTTGATCTAAGAAGAGTCAGCGCGGCAGTCAATGTTATTTGCTGCCTGCGAGGTGCCAGGAAGATAGAAACATTTGCTGTTGCTATATCCGGTGTGATAAAAGTTGAAGAAAAGGACATGTGTGAGATATCAAGCTGCTTAGTGAAAACTTTACCTTCTTTCCATAATTTAGCACAGCTGACAATAAGCAACCTGGACTTTTTCGACAAAGGTCTGATTTTAACAGGAAAGATGCGCTTAAAACATTTAACTCTTTGTTGCGTTACAATGACTTTTGATGCATGGACCAAGTTAATCTGCAGCTTGTTTTACCTGCCAAACTCGGTACAAGTGAATGTACAAGACTTAAAGTTAAAGCCGAAACTGCTGAAAGTGGTTGCTATGAAATACATTACAGACAATCGTGATAAGTTTGAGGTTATTCACAACAACCAGTATCAGATTTCTTTTAGGACaattcaaaacaaatga